Genomic window (Culex pipiens pallens isolate TS chromosome 3, TS_CPP_V2, whole genome shotgun sequence):
ATACCATTCTATGCTTTGTCCGAAATTTGTTTGTACTTGGCTCTCGGAATAACGAGTATCAATAATAAGGTGCAGATtgttatgttacagacatgaccagtatgacaaagaacattACAGACTACGCTAATTCGAATGGAACAGCGCTCACCTAGAATTGAGACCTCTTTGCGCAAGTTTATCTAACGTTACGTTACGTTACGTTTTTTTCAGTGTCACAGCAAATTTGTCTAGACAAACTGCCAGACAGAGATCTGTACCTGTTTCAAGCTCCGGAAATGGCACATTCAGACACCGTGCGCGTTTGAGTAATTTAGAACAATGCTGTCTTTGAAAACAAACGTACCAAAAGAATGTTCTGCATTGTTGTTCAATTAGACTGTGTGTTCAGATACCAACCACTTCGCTTAACTGTTTTGATCTTGTCACGTACGTACTTTAAAAACAGTCAAAATACTACGTCATAGGAATGAATTGGAAACACTGCGAATtcattgataacattgatataAATAGTGAAGATCTGTTGTTCAAATTCCATCACTCCAAATGAACCGTTTAAGCTATCTAGTGGTGTTCACCGCGGTGATCGTCGGATGCTGGGCCCGCTACCATGACTACCGTCTCCCGGTCAACGGAACGCGTGGCGCACCGCACTTTGCGACTCAACCCAGCTCGGAAGTGGGCAAACGCCATCGGAACTACAAGCACGGGGTGAACCGGTCCCATCCGTTCGAGCTGGGCATGGGCTACTACTACCAGATGGACATCATGCTGAAGCCGGATGTGGCCGAAAATGCGGTGCCGATCGTCAACTCGAACATTAGATGGCCCGGCGCAGTGGTTCCGTACGTCATCGCGAACACGTTCTgtaagattttttgtttgttttggcgaCACTGAAATGAATCCAGTTGATTGATTTTGCAGCTGCGGCCAACAAGACGATCATCACCACCGCTATGGCGCAATACGCTGCCAACACGTGCGTCCGTTTCGTGCCACGAACCACGGAGGCCACCTTCGTTACGATCGACAACACTGCCACCGGTTGTTGGTCGTACGTCGGCAGAAGCTTGAACAACAGTTACAACCACGTGAACCTGCAGGTACCGAGCTGTATCAGCACCGGCACCGTTGCTCACGAGCTGATGCACGCGCTTGGATTCTACCACGAGTTTACCCGCCCGGATCGTGACAGCTACGTCAGCATCGATATGGGAGCACTGGATCCGAAGTATCAGACAAGTAATTTGGCCGCAATTGAAAATGGGAATCTTGATCTGAACTTTTAATATCTCAATTTCAGCCGCATTGGCAAGCTGGCAGCAAGCCAAACGTTGCAGTACGGTATTCCGTACAACTACGGTAGCGTGATGCACTACTCCAAGTGGGGAGGAGCTGTTAGCTATAACAGACCAGTGATGAACAACTTGGTAAGGAGCTGATATTCCTTTTTTCTGAATTATTTCCCATTGATCGGTTATACTTCTAAATGCAGAAACCCTGGACTGGAGACTTTGGCAACAAGGTCGGTTTGGTAGCCACAGATATACAGTCCATAAAAACGATGTACTCGTGCCCATAACGATGTTCTGTGGTAATGATTATGATGAGTCACCTATCTTAGTCTACTCGacttaaacttttatttaatcaTTGTATTTGGGAGACTTTTTTTAGCTTACGAAATGTTCCTTCAGTGAAAACAATTCGTATTACCAGAAATCAATACAAActattttggatgaaaaaataaagacgaaaatagaataaaacaataacttttttctaatacaaacattacaaaaaactCGCAAAATGTTGTTCTGAAACCGAACATCGAGTGCTGTTTTCCAACTCGAACCCGTTTGGACCGCTGGAGGTTACACCTctacaaaaatggtcaaaaagctgaaaaaacccGCCATGGCAACCGGAACCCACCCAGCAACTCCAATCTCACGCTCGATTGTGTTACCATGATAACGCCTGAAAACGTTGCGATGTCAGTGGTTTccttcccgatttttttttcaccagctCATTTTTTATTTCGTACTCTCAACGTGTGAATGTGTGAATGTGCCATACCCACCACGAAATGTCAACAATTGTACTCGAGAGGGTgtgaattaaattgaattttatcatTTCCACTGGCGGAAGGCTAGGTACGGTGGTGCCTACAGACAGTTTgagaaaaattcaattaaaaatctatttttaagcgaaaatgaaCTCACACGCGACGTCAATGGCCATGTTGACAAGACATGTCGAATTTACACAGCAGTACACATCCACGCGGGACGTTTTATCAGGTCTAGACCTGTCACACGTTTACGGTGTATGGCGTGGCGTTGAGAACCTTCCGGCAGCAGCAACTACCTCGACGGGGAAACAAATTAAGCGCTTccgcaaaacataaacaatttcGTCTGCTTCGACATAACCTCAAAAAAGGTCCCACTAATAAGGACAATCGCAAGGCATTTAAACATTTTCCCACCGTTTCTTCCTTCGTGAGGTTGGAACTGATCTAGTAGTCCCACCCTCGTAAAAATGACGCTGTCAAGGAACAAGGAACAGGGATGTATGGGATTCGTTTCCTTGGAAACGAAGAGATATGCTGAGAAGTCAACTCTCCAGATGGTGACGAGCACGGCGTCGGGCGTCCGTGTGAACCTGCGGCTGAACTATATATTTGCGTGCCGTGACTTGAGTGAACTGTTCCGCTTTCTTCCCGCTTTAGAAGTGCACTCTGAACTGAAATCAAATACAATTTGTATTTgcacactcaacccccggtccctttttcgtttgacactttttgattggttggtcaaagtgaaactaaaaactaacttaatccacttaagtggttggtgccttcctcactctttactaACTATTCTGGAGTTTtctttgaaaaggaccaataaaccaaattttcagtttttgctttttgggtgtttttcaatacccctgactcaaggcggttctaaaaacacccaaaaagcaaaaactggaaatttggtttattggaccttttcaaaaaaaaaactccagtatTGGTGATTCGATGGGTTTAGCCACAAATATCattgtggtcataactcgagacagggttgccagatcttcaatgttttggacttgttggaaaggtctttcgactACCTACctggttggatgatggatccggatatagtttttATACATGTAAGTGAGctacggcctcaaaaaagtacatacataacacataagtggtcatacctcgatacagggttgccagatccttgatgttttgggctcgttggaaaggttttatgattacctaatcaacggaaggttggatgatggttccggatatagttttaatacatttaagtgagatccggcatcaacaaagtacataaatatcacttaagtggtcataactcgagccaggatcttcaatgttttagactcgttggaaaggtcttgcgattacctaaccaacgatgtatatCATGACGATATTTGAATCGATTTCCGGTCACTTATCCAACATCcggaaaatataaaaacacatttttatacataacttttgaactacataTCGAAACTTTCTAAAAATCAATAGGTACGTATGAGACCTTAAACCAAATTTAATTCAACTAGTTTGACCAAAATCGGCTCATCCAATGCTGAGGAAACTAAGTGAGAATTcaggtcacacacacacacatacacatacacacacacacgcagacatttgttcagttttcgattctgagtcgataggtatacatgaaggttggtctacgagctttctgtgaaaagttcatttttagagcaggattatagcctcactgaggtaaggctataatcctgcaaAAGCTATAATGGAAGGcaaaagtgacaaactgtcactttttacacggcgcttttgcacactatcaaaacaaacgtttggttgtgtatgtgaactccgtgtaaagggggtgtcaaactaaaaagtggctccgtttgtttgacaacagttggtgtcaaaccatcggggtttgagtgtatttaaaTACAGTTAAGACTCAATAATCCGaaacctcgattatccgaagtttcgattatccgattatCCTCGGATTATCAAATCATGGaaagaaatgtttaaaattttctaaatttaagatTCCTAATTCaactatcaaaaacaattttattgtgAGGACTTCGAATATTTGAGTCTGAACTGTACGTCATTTTGTCGTGATTGTGCTAtattgtcgcacgtcgcttttttacGTTCCggaaaaaacgtttttaattttgacaAGATTTCTTTATCGaggttttgaaacaaaattcaatattaacttttgttcaattttcaaacattctCATTCTGGGTGTCTGACATCCAATCCCGTGTGCAAGGATCACCGGTGGCAACGGACCACAGCAAACCCAACCACGGCCTGCTGCCAGGGTGCGGTTATCGATCGCTATGGGAACTTTTTCCACCCTCGTTCGGGAAACTGCCTTAACGTGGCATTCTTGCTTGCTCCTAACCTCAATCATTAAGTCAGCCCAGCAAAAGTGACTTAAACCTCAGCGGCTGATGGTGATATATTACGCAAGGATCAACCGGGATCTTCCCGTTGGAGGGGTCTCGCACTAATATGTTAATCATTTTCCGGTGCGCTATTCCGGTGTCGAATTTCTCGACCCggactgttttttttctcttcgagTTCCTTCTTTGCTCAAGTGGTTGCATCTGAAGTGTTTTGCTGGTTGGTTTTGATGACAGACCTTACAAAAAGAGGGCTGACCAGATCAAGTGTCATGAGCTAAACGAAGGAGGCCAAGTTCACGCGCACCACCACGTGTAATGTGATCCTCAATTTGAGATTCGGTTGGGCAAAAGccaacaaatttcaatcgaagCAATCCACAAATCACTGTTGTCACGGTTGATGTTCCCTCAAGATGAACTACCTCCTGCACCGCCAGCGCACTCCGGGCGCCGTAATCCCAGTCCCGGAAGAGCTCAAAGAGCTCATGTCCGAAATCAGCCGGGAAGTCCTGCGCGCGCAGCCACCAAGCCCGATCCACTTTATCGCGGACTACCTGGAGGCGAAGCTGGTGCGCCGTGAAAACCAGGTCGTGGCGAACCGGGTCGTCGACACCGTTCTGGACACCAGCCTGAACATTATCGAACTGCTGGACGAGCTGGGCATTGACAAGGCGGAGAAAGCCGAACGGGCGGTTGCGATGATCCGGGAGGCGTTCCGGAAGCACTTCCAGGTGCGGACTTCGGATGAGAGCTTGAGGGAAGCGTTCCGGGAGGCGGAGGTTCTGAAGCGGTTGGTTGATGAGTGCGGATTTACGGAACAGGAAGCGCTCAAGGCTGGGAAGGTCATTGAGAGGGCGTACAGGACGTACTTTTTGCGGAACGTGTACAAGGAGTATCATGGCCCGGCGGTGACCAGCGATTGGAAGGAAGCTGCGGAGCATACCTTGGGGGTCTACGCAGCCAGCGGAGCTACAAAGGAGGAGATGAATCGTGCTGTGATCAGGATTCAGCAGGCTTACAGGGCTTATTATTCGAAGAAGCGTCGTAATTTGGATCGAAAGGCCACAATTATTCAGCAGGCCGTCCGGAAGCATCAGGAGAAGCAGGTTACATCGGGGGTTTTGAACGAACTCATAGACGACGCTGTTGATCCCAAATTCCGGGCTCGCGAAGAAGTCCTGCGCATCGTAGACATGGTCATCACCGGACAAGTTGGAGAACCGGAAGAGAAGGAAAAGGAAGAAGCGGCCACAATGATCCAGTCGGTGTTCCGGGGTCGTCAAACCAGGAAGAAATTCGCCAACGTTGGGTGGGATTCCAGCCCAGAGCCTGGCCCCAGCAACACTGTTGAAGCTGACCCGGCGAACGATGACCTCGACGGGGCGGCCACTTTAGTTCAATCATTGGCAAGGGGTCACCTCGTGCGTCGGCAGATCCAAAAAGAACAGTCCGCCGCAGTCAAGATACAGGTTTGTCGGAATTCCACAACTTCCAGCAACTTGACCACTTTTATGTCTTCATTCCAGAGCTACGCCCGGGGCCACCTCGCACGCAAGCAGCATTCCCAGCAGGACAACTAATGCCTGCCCCAAAGGTCGTGGAAACCAACTCAgccaaaatttgaattaataaaatagtttttccTCGAAGTCATTACCCGCGGTGAAGATTCTCACGCTCCAGAAGCGCTGTTTGCTCGCGCGCGGATAAGATTTAATACCTTGAACTAGATAGTTAATCGTCGTCGTCTGTTTGTGTGTGCGCGAGGAGGGAGTCATGTCACCGCGTGAACATTTATGGTCATATCTCGGGAAAAGATGACTGCTTCATTGGCCGCGGCGTGGCAACCTTTCTCACTACAAGTAAGTAATGTAGCAATTCTTGAGGACGGTATGGACGCTAGAAGCTCCCCCTTGGTGgtcggcagtgttgccagatatttTCTGGGTTTTCACTAAGCCACCATCTTCAAACCTGGCAGCACTGCCGCTTACAATATCGCTACTGCTACCGCGGCCCAACCACTGTGAGAAAGAAATGgccataaataatttaattaccaTTTGGCCTGGGCTCGCTCGGCTGTCCATCTATTACAGGGCAGCGTCTTTTTGTTTCTTTCGTCCTGTTTGAAGCACTTTTTAACGACCTTTTTCTTCCAGCAGGGCTCATAAAGTTTTTCGCTTGTCGCGTTTTGGTGTcttgtttaattattttcagcCGCTACAAGCGCAACGATTCCGACTCCGAGGTTTGTCGTACTGTCAGAGTGTGGAATCTTTACCGGCGTGACATATTCCCAACGAAACTCGGGAGAGTAAGGTGTAACACCCCGAGAGGTCCAGCTGCTTGTTTGTGTTTGGAGTGCATTATGTGGGCTCTTGTACttaggctgaaaaaaaaaaatgatcaaagttcATCTCTATGGGATGATGTGTTGCTTTTACGACAGGTTCCTGATAATTTTAAGCAGCTTGACTTTGGTAGGTGTGTGGCCAGATAGTTGaggaatttattttgataagataAGTGAAAGCTTCATCGAAATGCATCTCCAAGCTTAAAAAAGAAATATCCAAGATAAAACAAGATAATCCCAAATAAAATTGTCCCAAACGCAGCgattaaattgcatttaaaaaatatatcataatCACACAAAATAAGCAGGATGTTTTCTTTAACCACAATGCTCGATTGACATTCTAATATTTGTTGAGCATTGAGCAATCATCTAAACCGCTGTTCTTCAGCCATCTGAATCTCGCGAGCCGTTTTGGCAATTTGCCGTTATAGCGCGGGCCGCATTTGAAACACAAGTTAAAGTTActgtaacttgaaaatttgattagttttttagttaaattatgatAAACTTCTTTTATGCGCATTTTTTTTCATCTGATTTTCGAATGTGGTTAAATGTTTTgtaactttaaatttttcacaaatgtACTTCCATATTAATGTCTACtaataatttcacttttaaaattttctatgcAATAGCAAAATCCGATGAATCGATGCTCTCTTACTGCTAAATTTTCATTTCACCTAGATTTGCGATTCAAGATTTTAAGGaaagcttttatttttattttggcaaatatATTTGGATTGAACTTttcattttgcttatttttacaatgtttttgttatttaatttgaatgaattttaaagcagagcgagttgtggcgctataaccacggcaaatagtgtccagggcattcgtggaaatacaatgtcccatcccagagggtcccggagtaccaaaccttctaagcatggtgctcccaacgaatacaaccaaatctcggagcgtatggtggtgtgtccccacgctttttcctcccctgtcgattcagaattgtgttgttgttcgaacactcagtgctcaaactcaacccaattacgagtcatctctgcgatacggctttacgcagtaggcctggccgctttaacgcttgtgatgttccaatgcattccgatgcaatggcgcactacaaatgttaataaatgacaagaagggtgctaggcgtcatctaacctacactgaaataaaaaaaagtacacagttcctaaattctaggaattttgcctccttttcttattaagtaatctagaaaacccgattactaaataaggaaaggagccaaaattcctagaattaaggaatttggtattttttttttatttcagtgtaaggcactctccaggatcccttcgaaagattggctgcgctagggtctgattagattagattagattagatttaatttgaatgaattttaaagCGAACATTTTAAGAATATGACATATttcaatcacattttttttctatgtctattaaaaaaacacataagaatttttctcgaaaaaaaaatgattatgatGTATTTGAAAATTAGCAAACaagtataattttatttctaaagcATTACGACCTGTTTGGAAGAATTTCAAAGAAGAACTTTGTAAAAGCATCATCTTCATTAACCAAGCAGTGAGAGATGATAGACTGACagacttttgaaaattatgtttgctatcagaatattattaaaaatacaaaaaatatggttttgttcgaacgctcAATACGGAGCGTCCGATCGAGATGCTCTCTGTTGCTTTGGGTTCTTATAAGTCCAATGAAGGTCCTTACGCTAAAAAGTGACCACTTTGGACACTCTGGAACTGATTCTGGAGCATCtggaaaaagttacgtaaaatcaaattttgatcacaggaggctaaataatcaaattagctaaaaatgttaaaaaaaaagacaagacgaagtttggcGGGCTtagcttgttatttaaaaaaaaatatattttgcgtTTAATATTTTATCATCTAAAAAGAATATTGTACGGACAGCGTAACGATTATATTTATGCTTAcattctactaaattttgtccattaagtttttttttaatcaaagcaTAGAATACaggatcaaaaaaatatttctataaaatataattttatagttatattttttttattttttttattaaaacacaagccttacccgacaaacttcgtcttgttttttttcgtttgttgacgtttttagcttgtttgcctTTTCAGTCTCCtgtgattaaaatttgattttccgtaactttttccatacaatctgtAGACTTTCCGGAATccgttccagagtggccaaagttgtcactttttggcgtaagaaccttccttaaacttatacgaacccaacgcaacaaagagcgctcctatccgacgttccgtattgaactgattcgcgttcgaacaaaaccgtcgtaattttttatatttatagatatagatttaatttgaaaatgtttgttcaaAATCCATACTTCATTTTTGTACAAATTCAACCACTTGGCATCTACTAACAACATTTCAAAGCCCTACTTGCCTTGGTTTATGTAAACTGATGACAgagttattttagatttttttttttgaagaaatattttttttccaaccgACTTTTTAATGGATCTCGATTTTGATTGTATTTCACTTGATTGATTTCATTCGATTCAATTGTGTTGTACTTTTTCGAGCAAATCAAATTGTTCTAGTTAATAACTTTTTCGACTgacaataataatttttgaagataaatttgattaaaacaatcaaataagtacaaaaaaaaacagtttgattAAAACAGGGttgattttgattgttttattaaCGAGAATTATGTTTCAATTATAACTTGCTTTCGTTGTTTCCTAagatatttcacaaaaaagatCTTGGATAAAGTCATCAAtctttttgaactattttttggaaaatattttgatttgccATTTTgcaacttaaggggttacatacaaatTTACGTAAGttacaaaaagatgatttttttacctagttgaataaatacgacgagtgcagaaaataacaagttttgcaacaagttccatccatttttttttggaattaaaaacaccttttgaatggaattttaaatcaactgTCTATTTGTTTAGTCAATTCACTGATCAAATCataacaatattgaaaagtataacttttcagcacaagcgcgagaatgacaggaaaagtaataaatttcacaacggaattgtaaaaaatgataTTTCGGTTTATTGCATTTAATGGTGGAGAATCTAATTATAACATCTATTTTTCCATTAAAtcaggttttaatttttttcaactcgtATACTAGCCCGAAGAATGTGTCtaatatattttagaaaatttgtaggCTATTATTAAGACAATTTCGAAGAATTGGCACGCCGTAAAAAAAGTCTGgggcaaaatataaaaattataaaaaattaaataacaagccatagtcatGAAATTTGCAtgacaaaaaagttttaaaatgcattttatgcgATTCCGCTgcgaaactgtcaacttttcctgtctttCTGGAGAAACGTAACGGACTACTTTTTccttccaaaaataacagaatggaaaatttatacttttaaatactagtgctgaaaagttctacttttcagcactgaaatgggttctgaaaagttgaacttttcagtaatAGTagcgaaacatttttcaataatttttagttttgaacggtgaatttactaaacacatgaatgtttgacataaaattccattctagATGCGCTTTTTGGAAtagttgtaagcaactcgttgcaacacttgattgcataaactactattacactagttcagatgggttttgtaatcattaatttgcaaaacatgtaaaattttacgaaaacaaaaattcaagcgaaaaaaaacttacgtggtacgtatttttttaattaactggtttaataaaaacaatttttaaatgtattacTTTTataaacaagtgctgaaaagttcaacttttcagcatccatttcagtgttgaaaagGAGTACCTTACAGCATTCATTTTGAAAAGAGTAACAAaatgattctgttatttttggtacagaaaattaGGCTTTtttgtcgttcgagaatgacaggaaaagtaagtattttCTCGGGGGAAGTGCAAAATGCagcaagttgcaaaaaagaatattttttcagcacgagttgtacatttattcaacgaggtttaccgagttggataaatacgacgagtgctgaaataatcaagttttgcaacgagttgcttataacaaacgcttcttgaatgacattttttgtcaaacttcagcttttttcagcactgaaatgagtgctgaaaagttggattttttATCTATGGTaccgaaaagtaacatttttcaatatttttttttgttttgaacggtgaatttactaaacacatgaatgtttgacttAAAATACCATTCAAGAatagtttttcgaaattgcaaaaaatgttgtacattttttcagcactcgtcgtatcgATCCAACTAGGTAAACTTCGATGGATAAATGtaaaactcgtgctgaaaaaatcttctttttgcaacttgttgcaaaactaccaaacgcaagggaatgcattttcaattgatttcagctaattgcTGCTAAATTTTTATTGACATTCTGACAACAAATTCTTGCCCCCTGATTTCAGACCGATATTGAAGAGTGGTCGTCGGGTGTTCAACACTGTTCCTAGATGTAATATGACaatgattttttactgtgtatttttcgtttattcaagatttttctcggaacgtcaaaaagcgactaGATAGCACGTCATCGTGGGTTTGTAGACAATTTTTGgacattaaaaatatcaatagatTTGTTAATGTGACTACTAAAGCTTGATCTATGTCACTCCAAGTTATTCAACTACAATTACAAAGCGTCAACCATTACACATTTCTTGGACACACTGACTGGACAGTATGCTGAAGACAGCCACGGTCTGGGAGATAAATTACATCTCGTATCGAGCCGTCATCCAACGAAAAGCGATGCAAATGCAAAAATGCTGATGGCCGCAAGAGcacataaattcaaattaacaCTTATTGACCGTATCATTTGTGTTGCATCATTTTCGCACACTGTCACATACGATGTTGGCATGTCGATTTTTCTACTTCTTTTTTTACTgcttgacaaaaattacaaaactccAGGCCGAATGGTCAAGCTTCTTTCGGTTCGCCAGTTTGAAGGAAGTTAGAAAGTGAAACCGTGACGGTGAGGGAATTTGTCattcattggaaatttcacGGGCAATAAATAAGGTGTCCGGCGCAGAACCAGACACAGTTTTGT
Coding sequences:
- the LOC120413075 gene encoding uncharacterized protein LOC120413075 — translated: MNYLLHRQRTPGAVIPVPEELKELMSEISREVLRAQPPSPIHFIADYLEAKLVRRENQVVANRVVDTVLDTSLNIIELLDELGIDKAEKAERAVAMIREAFRKHFQVRTSDESLREAFREAEVLKRLVDECGFTEQEALKAGKVIERAYRTYFLRNVYKEYHGPAVTSDWKEAAEHTLGVYAASGATKEEMNRAVIRIQQAYRAYYSKKRRNLDRKATIIQQAVRKHQEKQVTSGVLNELIDDAVDPKFRAREEVLRIVDMVITGQVGEPEEKEKEEAATMIQSVFRGRQTRKKFANVGWDSSPEPGPSNTVEADPANDDLDGAATLVQSLARGHLVRRQIQKEQSAAVKIQSYARGHLARKQHSQQDN